Proteins from a genomic interval of Diospyros lotus cultivar Yz01 chromosome 6, ASM1463336v1, whole genome shotgun sequence:
- the LOC127803303 gene encoding phospho-2-dehydro-3-deoxyheptonate aldolase 2, chloroplastic-like, which produces MAFSTTFPLLFSKSQPLFSSSQANLPTFHLFPNSHRPSRSRRPISAVQEAEADVAIQSLSCKVMGRRWSRDSWKSKKALQLPQYPDEAELLSVLKTVESFPPLVFAGEARTLEERLAEAAMGNAFLLQGGDCAESFNDFSADYVRDTFRVLLQMAVVLMYRSQMPVIKVGRMAGQFAKPRSRMFDEKDGVKLQRYKGDIINGDAFDEQSRTPDPQRMIRAYCQSAATLNLLRAFTTGGYAAIHRVSRWNLDFVRHSSQLGYRYNEIADRVDEALGFMASLRASGLGVEDPAMATTEFWTSHECLLLPYEQALTRRDSTTGRYYDCSAHFLWVGERTRQLDGAHVEFLRGVGNPLGIKVSQTMDPNEMVKLIELLNPDNKPGRITVITRMGADNLRVKLPRLIRAVRRAGQIVTWVCDPVHGNTILSPCGRRTRPFDAILAEVEAFFEVHEEEGSHPGGIHLEMTGQNVTECVGGSNTVTYEDLGLRYWTYSDPRLNASQSLELATIVAERLRKGRKNIIATRRPV; this is translated from the exons ATGGCCTTCTCAACCACCTTTCCGTTACTCTTTTCCAAATCACAACCTCTCTTCTCTTCATCACAAGCAAACCTACCCACTTTCCATCTCTTCCCAAACAGCCACCGTCCCAGCAGATCCCGCCGCCCCATCTCCGCTGTGCAGGAGGCGGAGGCGGATGTAGCCATTCAGTCACTTTCTTGTAAGGTTATGGGCAGAAGGTGGAGCCGTGATAGCTGGAAATCCAAGAAGGCTTTGCAGCTCCCCCAGTACCCGGACGAAGCTGAGCTCCTGTCGGTTCTCAAAACCGTGGAGTCGTTCCCGCCTCTGGTGTTCGCCGGCGAGGCCAGGACTCTGGAGGAGCGGCTGGCGGAGGCGGCGATGGGGAATGCGTTTCTGTTGCAAGGAGGTGATTGTGCTGAGAGTTTCAACGACTTCAGTGCCGACTACGTTCGCGACACCTTCAGGGTTCTTCTTCAAATGGCTGTTGTTCTCATGTACCGTAGCCAAATGCCCGTCATCAAA GTTGGGAGAATGGCCGGCCAATTTGCGAAGCCAAGAAGCAGAATGTTCGACGAAAAAGATGGAGTGAAGCTGCAGAGGTACAAGGGAGACATCATAAATGGCGACGCCTTTGACGAGCAGTCGAGGACTCCCGACCCGCAGAGGATGATAAGGGCTTACTGCCAATCGGCGGCCACTCTTAACCTTCTCAGGGCCTTCACAACAGGCGGCTACGCCGCGATCCACAGGGTGTCCCGCTGGAATCTTGATTTTGTAAGGCACAGCTCCCAGCTCGGTTATAG GTATAATGAAATAGCTGATAGGGTTGACGAGGCTTTAGGATTCATGGCTTCCCTACGAGCGAGTGGACTCGGAGTCGAAGATCCGGCCATGGCAACAACTGAGTTTTGGACGTCTCACGAGTGCTTGCTTTTGCCATATGAACAAGCACTGACTAGGCGGGATTCGACCACAGGCCGCTACTATGACTGCTCCGCTCACTTTCTCTGGGTTGGGGAACGCACTCGGCAGTTGGATGGCGCCCATGTCGAGTTTCTAAGAGGAGTTGGCAATCCCCTCGGCATAAAG GTGAGCCAGACGATGGATCCGAATGAGATGGTGAAACTCATTGAACTCTTGAATCCTGACAACAAGCCAGGAAGAATAACGGTGATTACAAGAATGGGTGCCGATAACTTGAGAGTTAAGCTTCCCCGGCTGATCCGCGCCGTCCGGCGAGCTGGCCAAATCGTGACCTGGGTCTGCGATCCCGTGCATGGCAACACCATCTTGTCACCCTGCGGACGCAGAACCCGTCCCTTCGATGCAATCTTG GCGGAGGTGGAAGCCTTCTTTGAGGTGCACGAGGAAGAAGGGAGCCACCCAGGAGGGATTCATCTAGAGATGACAGGGCAAAACGTGACAGAGTGTGTTGGCGGGTCGAACACAGTGACCTACGAGGATTTGGGTTTGCGCTATTGGACTTATTCTGACCCAAGGCTCAACGCTTCTCAATCTCTAGAGCTTGCCACCATTGTCGCAGAGCGATTGaggaaaggaaggaagaatATTATTGCAACTCGAAGGCCCGTTTAG